The proteins below are encoded in one region of Salvelinus alpinus chromosome 27, SLU_Salpinus.1, whole genome shotgun sequence:
- the LOC139556395 gene encoding protein FAM177A1-like isoform X2, with the protein MSESFKEGPDIQGTPFRGPSLSQQRRVIHFSSGETLEEDNSEEEEDTSHEQLKLPWKAYTWSLGRKSLRTCDFLGEKLAGLLGLNTAKYQYAVDEYQRSIKTTASKETECSYEEGTERIHLSSRMSSEYGATSFYRLPAGSQASQNIEHRTTGSHNKGYQNDNEH; encoded by the exons ATGAGCGAAAGTTTCAAGGAA GGCCCTGACATTCAGGGGACACCGTTCAGGGGTCCCTCTCTGTCCCAGCAGAGGAGGGTCATCCATTTCTCCAGCGGTGAGACTCTGGAGGAAGAtaacagtgaggaagaggaggatacaTCACATGAGCAG CTTAAACTCCCGTGGAAAGCATATACTTGGTCTCTGGGCAGGAAGTCATTGCGCA CTTGTGATTTTCTTGGGGAAAAACTGGCTGGTCTACTTGGCCTTAACACTGCCAAATACCAGTATGCTGTAGACGAATATCAACGCTCCATTAAG ACCACAGCCAGTAAAGAAACTGAATGCTCTTATGAGGAAGGCACAGAGAGAATTCACCTTTCTTCAAGGATGAGCAGTGAATATGGGGCCACAAGCTTCTACAGACTCCCTGCTGGTTCTCAAGCCTCCCAAAACATTGAGCACAGAACTACAGGATCCCACAACAAGGGCTATCAAAATGATAATGAGCACTGA
- the LOC139556395 gene encoding protein FAM177A1-like isoform X1, translating to MSESFKEGPDIQGTPFRGPSLSQQRRVIHFSSGETLEEDNSEEEEDTSHEQVFREPEDMLKLPWKAYTWSLGRKSLRTCDFLGEKLAGLLGLNTAKYQYAVDEYQRSIKTTASKETECSYEEGTERIHLSSRMSSEYGATSFYRLPAGSQASQNIEHRTTGSHNKGYQNDNEH from the exons ATGAGCGAAAGTTTCAAGGAA GGCCCTGACATTCAGGGGACACCGTTCAGGGGTCCCTCTCTGTCCCAGCAGAGGAGGGTCATCCATTTCTCCAGCGGTGAGACTCTGGAGGAAGAtaacagtgaggaagaggaggatacaTCACATGAGCAGGTGTTTAGGGAGCCTGAAGACATG CTTAAACTCCCGTGGAAAGCATATACTTGGTCTCTGGGCAGGAAGTCATTGCGCA CTTGTGATTTTCTTGGGGAAAAACTGGCTGGTCTACTTGGCCTTAACACTGCCAAATACCAGTATGCTGTAGACGAATATCAACGCTCCATTAAG ACCACAGCCAGTAAAGAAACTGAATGCTCTTATGAGGAAGGCACAGAGAGAATTCACCTTTCTTCAAGGATGAGCAGTGAATATGGGGCCACAAGCTTCTACAGACTCCCTGCTGGTTCTCAAGCCTCCCAAAACATTGAGCACAGAACTACAGGATCCCACAACAAGGGCTATCAAAATGATAATGAGCACTGA